From the Leptospira biflexa serovar Patoc strain 'Patoc 1 (Paris)' genome, one window contains:
- the pcnB gene encoding polynucleotide adenylyltransferase PcnB yields the protein MFKFLTSLFRKKADSVDSFLMYPEGKRYYRETHSIRRANIDEDAIKIINRLNKFRYKAYLVGGGVRDLLMGKRPKDFDIVTSATPNQIKRVFNNCRIIGKRFKIVHIIFKGKIIEVSTFRSLPEHRLEKHKAENDYLIKRDNSFGTAKEDAARRDFTINSLFYDPKNDSILDYVGGFEDIQKKIVRVIGDPDISFKEDPVRMLRAVKFSVLLGLDIEKKTKLAIKKNRLELEKSSTARLLEEYNKMFRTWKTSIIFEGLAENHLLDVLYKEPTDKLKKTDPEWREHFMDTPLGKRLAVTDKLLSAREEMTPAIFYSLIFYDIVKDLYENDRGHLAHNIKESLQPVFERMGIPKREQDNLVKIFISQPRFQVTDDEKERQNTFFKKKDYFYDAFMVYKIVAISENNEAAVQSAFFWEISLRQRPKPDSHQFGQQNRKKEGNKKRPPRKKHRDRRGGNPNQRDQDSQGNHSNQSGKEDSNEGRNSSFEHQDSEE from the coding sequence ATGTTTAAATTTCTCACTTCTCTTTTCAGAAAGAAAGCCGACTCTGTCGATTCCTTTTTGATGTACCCCGAGGGAAAGAGATACTATCGAGAAACTCACTCCATACGCAGGGCCAATATCGATGAAGATGCCATCAAAATCATCAATCGATTGAACAAGTTTCGTTACAAGGCCTATTTAGTCGGTGGAGGAGTCAGAGATCTGCTGATGGGCAAACGCCCAAAAGATTTTGACATTGTCACAAGTGCGACACCAAACCAAATCAAAAGGGTCTTCAATAACTGCCGAATCATCGGTAAACGATTTAAAATTGTACACATCATTTTTAAAGGTAAAATTATTGAAGTCTCCACGTTCCGATCATTACCGGAACATCGTTTGGAAAAACACAAAGCAGAAAACGATTATCTCATCAAGCGGGACAACTCCTTCGGTACAGCAAAGGAAGACGCGGCAAGACGCGACTTTACCATCAATTCACTGTTCTACGATCCTAAAAACGATTCCATTTTGGATTACGTTGGCGGATTTGAAGACATCCAAAAGAAAATCGTAAGGGTCATTGGTGATCCTGATATTTCCTTTAAAGAAGATCCAGTTCGTATGTTACGAGCGGTTAAGTTTTCCGTTTTACTCGGTCTCGACATCGAGAAAAAAACCAAACTTGCCATCAAAAAGAACCGACTGGAACTCGAAAAGTCTTCTACTGCGAGACTTCTTGAAGAATACAACAAGATGTTTCGTACATGGAAAACTTCCATCATCTTTGAAGGTTTGGCGGAAAACCATCTCCTTGATGTATTGTACAAAGAACCAACTGATAAGTTAAAGAAAACGGATCCGGAATGGCGTGAACATTTTATGGACACTCCACTTGGGAAAAGACTCGCTGTGACTGACAAACTCCTCTCGGCCAGAGAAGAGATGACTCCTGCGATATTTTATTCGTTAATCTTTTACGATATCGTCAAAGATCTTTATGAAAATGATCGTGGCCACTTAGCGCATAACATCAAAGAAAGTTTACAACCAGTTTTCGAACGTATGGGTATCCCCAAACGTGAACAAGATAACTTGGTGAAAATTTTTATCAGCCAACCTCGTTTTCAAGTCACTGACGATGAAAAAGAAAGGCAAAATACTTTCTTCAAAAAGAAAGATTATTTTTACGATGCGTTTATGGTGTATAAAATTGTCGCCATTTCCGAAAACAATGAAGCCGCCGTACAAAGTGCCTTCTTTTGGGAAATTTCACTCAGACAAAGACCAAAACCGGACAGCCATCAGTTTGGCCAACAGAATCGTAAAAAAGAAGGGAATAAAAAACGCCCACCAAGGAAAAAACACAGGGATCGAAGGGGTGGAAATCCAAACCAAAGAGACCAAGATTCCCAAGGGAACCATTCGAACCAATCTGGAAAAGAGGATTCAAATGAAGGTCGTAATTCTTCATTCGAACACCAAGATTCGGAAGAATAA
- the thiL gene encoding thiamine-phosphate kinase has protein sequence MKESEIIRSLFGKTPPPEDDCYFLAPNRLVTTDSLSEGTHFLHEWSSPAVLAGKLVEVNVSDITASGGVPKECFLNLGLSPHSRQKKWVQTFSKAFRKSLLHYGMKLAGGDTFSSPTTQLTLTVVGTVTKPWLRSGGKPGDFLYVTGDLGQSQLGYQCLKNNWKDRRYQDAIQRHLLPKSRQVLQTPLSRYRIHACMDITDGLIQDAERLALASKGKLKIQVESIPLHPFAVEKLGLDVCLGSGEELELLFLSPQILPNEIHSIPVTMIGQLDAGKPGVQFSKAGKPYLPSERGFLHFAEEE, from the coding sequence TTGAAAGAATCAGAAATCATACGTAGTTTATTCGGTAAAACGCCTCCCCCCGAGGACGACTGTTACTTTTTGGCACCAAACCGCCTTGTGACAACCGACTCTCTCTCGGAGGGAACCCATTTCCTTCATGAGTGGTCAAGTCCGGCAGTCCTTGCAGGAAAACTTGTGGAAGTGAATGTATCCGACATCACAGCTTCTGGTGGTGTTCCAAAAGAGTGCTTTTTAAATCTAGGCCTCTCCCCTCATTCTCGCCAAAAAAAATGGGTCCAAACCTTTTCCAAGGCCTTCCGAAAGTCCCTCCTCCATTACGGGATGAAACTGGCTGGTGGCGACACCTTTTCCTCTCCCACAACCCAACTCACCCTCACAGTGGTGGGAACGGTCACAAAACCATGGCTTCGTTCTGGAGGAAAACCAGGTGATTTCCTCTATGTCACGGGAGATTTGGGCCAAAGCCAACTTGGTTACCAGTGCCTCAAAAATAATTGGAAAGACCGCCGCTACCAAGATGCGATCCAAAGGCATCTATTGCCAAAGTCGAGACAGGTCTTACAAACACCACTTTCTCGCTATCGGATCCATGCCTGTATGGACATCACGGATGGTCTCATCCAAGACGCAGAGAGATTGGCTCTTGCTTCGAAAGGAAAACTGAAAATCCAAGTAGAGTCCATCCCCTTACACCCGTTTGCCGTAGAAAAATTAGGACTCGATGTCTGTCTTGGGTCGGGCGAAGAATTGGAACTTTTATTTTTATCTCCCCAAATCCTACCAAATGAAATCCATTCGATTCCCGTTACCATGATCGGCCAATTGGATGCGGGAAAACCTGGTGTCCAATTCTCGAAGGCCGGAAAACCCTACCTTCCATCCGAACGAGGATTCCTTCATTTTGCGGAAGAGGAATAA
- the rplM gene encoding 50S ribosomal protein L13, which produces MELLSKAHKTPSIAKEAVQKQWFVVDATDKTLGRLASQVASRLRGKHKSTFTPNQDCGDNIIIVNASKVAVTGRKREQKIYYHHSRYPGGMTAIAFHKLIQENPERVIMEAVKGMLPKSKLGDQMLRNCRVFAGNDHNLGAQKPLKLELN; this is translated from the coding sequence ATGGAACTATTGTCTAAAGCCCACAAGACCCCTTCTATCGCAAAAGAAGCCGTACAAAAACAGTGGTTTGTTGTGGACGCAACTGATAAGACTCTCGGAAGATTGGCAAGTCAAGTCGCTTCCCGACTTCGCGGAAAACACAAATCTACATTCACACCGAACCAAGATTGTGGAGATAACATCATCATCGTTAATGCTTCGAAAGTTGCGGTCACTGGTCGCAAAAGAGAACAAAAAATTTACTACCACCACTCAAGATACCCAGGTGGTATGACTGCCATTGCGTTCCACAAACTCATCCAAGAGAACCCAGAACGTGTGATCATGGAAGCAGTCAAAGGGATGTTGCCTAAATCAAAATTAGGTGACCAAATGTTAAGAAATTGCCGCGTGTTTGCTGGTAATGACCACAACCTAGGTGCACAAAAGCCCCTAAAACTGGAGTTGAATTAA
- the rpsI gene encoding 30S ribosomal protein S9: MAQKAVWAVGRRKTSVARAKIASGTGKITVNHKDVKDYIKNGDHLVRRALEPLFVLDARDKYDIALNVSGGGVVGQVGAIRHAVARALVAFNESLKPTLKKEGFLTRDSRMVERKKYGLHKARRGTQFSKR; this comes from the coding sequence ATGGCGCAAAAAGCAGTTTGGGCAGTTGGCCGACGCAAAACATCTGTTGCACGAGCAAAAATCGCATCGGGAACAGGAAAAATCACAGTCAATCATAAAGATGTAAAAGATTATATCAAAAACGGAGACCATTTGGTTCGCCGTGCTCTTGAGCCTCTATTTGTTTTAGATGCTCGTGACAAATACGACATCGCTCTCAATGTAAGTGGTGGTGGAGTGGTTGGACAAGTAGGAGCGATTCGTCACGCTGTGGCTCGCGCACTTGTTGCTTTCAACGAATCTCTCAAACCTACTTTGAAAAAAGAAGGTTTCCTCACTCGAGATAGCCGTATGGTGGAACGTAAAAAATACGGTCTACACAAAGCTCGCCGGGGAACTCAGTTCTCAAAACGTTAA
- a CDS encoding MFS transporter, with protein MNQIIFYLAFAFGTFASSCFLYSIIIFTQTLTVVKGYSGLVFFFLFLPFPIFFLYTGYLLDHYSKKWVVVSFQFFLFLSALLLGSATWIFESYPYLLLPLAFLNGIGMTTVLPGRMALLREVMESHRLVFHTIAGNLLLIVSFGMSPLAVGYYRESESYTKLFLVLAAFHAVSMFAFTLLKTKRTEKPNLSPSEIPSLTNHLKLVLGFLKADPVSKQVMWIAVFSMLALGPIQVVLPKYVKLELGLGELARGSVLVFLGPGLFLGGILTIFFHHLERKGFVLLLVFALSSVFFLGFVPFYEAKATSLFLFCFGVTGGILSSLMPAILQKRAEDGLRGRILSLYTVCFQFTPAVSGFFASVVSDHLGSFWTFSGLGLCFLVISFFSFLRYTELRQS; from the coding sequence ATGAACCAAATCATCTTTTACCTTGCTTTTGCTTTTGGAACGTTTGCCAGCAGTTGTTTTTTATATTCCATCATAATTTTTACTCAAACCCTAACGGTTGTAAAAGGGTATTCTGGGCTTGTGTTTTTTTTCCTGTTTTTACCATTTCCAATCTTCTTTTTGTACACAGGTTATCTTCTCGATCATTATTCAAAAAAATGGGTTGTGGTGAGTTTTCAGTTTTTTTTGTTTTTATCAGCTTTACTCCTTGGTTCTGCCACTTGGATCTTTGAATCATATCCCTATTTGTTATTACCTTTGGCTTTCCTGAATGGAATTGGAATGACTACCGTTTTGCCAGGAAGGATGGCACTACTTCGGGAAGTGATGGAATCACATAGGCTTGTGTTTCATACCATCGCTGGAAATTTACTTCTGATTGTTTCCTTTGGTATGAGTCCGCTTGCGGTGGGGTATTATCGAGAATCCGAATCTTATACCAAATTGTTTCTTGTTTTGGCGGCCTTCCATGCAGTCTCAATGTTCGCCTTTACTTTGTTAAAGACAAAACGAACTGAGAAACCAAATCTGTCCCCATCAGAAATCCCTTCTTTGACAAACCACCTCAAATTGGTTTTAGGTTTTTTAAAAGCGGATCCCGTCTCCAAACAAGTGATGTGGATTGCGGTATTTAGTATGCTTGCGCTTGGTCCCATCCAAGTGGTGCTCCCCAAGTATGTGAAGTTAGAACTCGGACTGGGAGAGTTGGCACGTGGGTCCGTTCTTGTCTTCCTTGGGCCCGGATTGTTTTTAGGTGGGATCCTAACGATTTTTTTCCACCACTTGGAACGAAAAGGTTTCGTTTTGCTTCTCGTATTTGCACTCTCGTCCGTTTTCTTTTTGGGATTTGTTCCCTTTTATGAAGCAAAGGCCACTTCGTTGTTCCTCTTTTGTTTTGGTGTCACAGGTGGAATCCTTTCCAGCCTGATGCCTGCCATTTTACAAAAACGAGCCGAGGATGGACTCCGAGGGAGGATCCTCTCTTTGTATACGGTTTGTTTTCAGTTCACTCCAGCTGTCTCTGGATTTTTTGCCAGTGTCGTTTCGGATCACTTGGGAAGTTTTTGGACATTCAGTGGACTTGGGCTTTGTTTCCTTGTGATTTCTTTCTTTTCTTTCCTTCGGTATACGGAATTACGGCAAAGTTAA